From Salipiger profundus, a single genomic window includes:
- a CDS encoding acyl-CoA dehydrogenase family protein: MHFGLTEEQEMIVSTVRSFVENEIYPHEAEVERLGEVPEEIGQAIKQKCLDLGFYASNFPESVGGPGLSHLEFALVERELGRGSMALTHFFGRPQNILMACEGEQVEKYLMPAVRGEKMDALAMTEPDAGSDVRGMKCQAVRDGGDWVINGSKHFISGAEHADFVIVFVATGVDDTPRGPKKRITCFLVDRGTPGFEIARGYNSVSHRGYQNSILYFDNCRLSDAQVLGEVDGGFDVMNEWLYATRITVATNSVGRARRVFDHALSYAAERKQFGQPIGKFQGVSFQIADMITEIDAADWLTLSAAWRLDQGLPANREIASAKVYASEMLARVTDAALQIHGGMGLMDELPIERFWRDARVERIWDGTSEIQRHIISRELFRPLGA, encoded by the coding sequence ATGCATTTTGGCCTGACCGAAGAGCAGGAGATGATCGTCTCCACCGTCCGCAGCTTCGTCGAGAACGAGATCTATCCCCACGAGGCCGAGGTCGAACGCCTTGGCGAGGTGCCCGAGGAAATCGGGCAGGCGATCAAGCAGAAGTGCCTCGACCTCGGTTTCTATGCCTCCAATTTCCCCGAGAGCGTCGGGGGGCCGGGGCTGTCGCATCTTGAGTTTGCGCTGGTCGAGCGTGAACTGGGCCGCGGTTCAATGGCCCTGACCCATTTCTTCGGGCGTCCGCAGAACATCCTGATGGCCTGCGAGGGCGAGCAGGTCGAGAAATACCTGATGCCCGCCGTGCGCGGTGAGAAGATGGATGCGCTGGCGATGACCGAACCCGACGCGGGCTCGGACGTGCGGGGCATGAAATGCCAGGCGGTGCGTGACGGGGGCGACTGGGTCATCAATGGCTCCAAGCACTTCATCTCGGGTGCGGAACATGCGGATTTCGTCATCGTCTTCGTGGCCACCGGCGTCGATGACACCCCGCGCGGCCCGAAAAAACGCATCACCTGCTTCCTCGTGGACCGCGGCACGCCGGGCTTCGAGATCGCACGGGGCTACAATTCCGTGTCGCACCGGGGCTACCAGAACAGCATCCTCTACTTCGACAACTGCCGTCTTTCGGACGCGCAGGTGCTGGGCGAGGTCGACGGCGGCTTCGACGTGATGAACGAATGGCTCTATGCGACGCGCATCACCGTGGCCACCAACTCCGTGGGCCGGGCGCGCCGGGTGTTCGACCACGCGCTGTCCTACGCCGCCGAGCGCAAGCAGTTCGGCCAGCCCATCGGCAAGTTCCAGGGCGTCAGCTTCCAGATCGCCGACATGATCACCGAGATCGACGCCGCCGACTGGCTGACCCTGTCGGCCGCATGGCGCCTCGACCAGGGCCTGCCCGCCAACCGTGAAATCGCCTCGGCCAAGGTCTATGCGTCCGAGATGCTCGCGCGGGTCACCGACGCGGCGCTTCAGATCCACGGCGGCATGGGGCTGATGGACGAGCTGCCCATCGAGCGCTTCTGGCGCGATGCCCGCGTCGAGCGCATCTGGGACGGCACGTCGGAGATCCAGCGGCACATCATCAGCCGCGAGCTGTTCCGTCCGCTGGGAGCCTGA
- a CDS encoding 3-keto-5-aminohexanoate cleavage protein has product MPLAMNRKPFITAAITGAGATQDKSRLVPRSPAEIAEAAIDAAKAGAAIVHCHVRDPETGAPCRDRALFRELTDRIRSSDTDVVLNLTAGTGGDLTFGDVETPMQLDAPNTDMIGATERMAHIRDCLPEICTLDCGSMNFGDGTYVMTNTTSMLRAMGRQMTELGVKPEIEAFDTGHLWFAKQLVAEGVLDDPALVQLCMGIPWGAPSDMNTFMAMVNNVPSNWTWSAFALGREEMPFVAAAALAGGNVRVGLEDNLYLERGVMATNAQLVEKAVTILDGMGAAPLTPAEVRAQLGLVKQDMPVAT; this is encoded by the coding sequence ATGCCTCTTGCTATGAACCGCAAACCCTTCATCACCGCCGCCATCACCGGGGCCGGTGCAACGCAGGACAAGAGCCGCCTGGTTCCGCGCTCGCCCGCCGAGATCGCCGAGGCCGCGATCGACGCCGCCAAGGCGGGGGCGGCCATCGTCCATTGCCACGTGCGCGACCCCGAAACCGGTGCGCCCTGCCGCGACCGGGCGCTGTTCCGCGAGCTGACCGACCGCATCCGGTCGTCCGACACCGACGTGGTGCTGAACCTCACCGCCGGAACCGGGGGCGATCTTACCTTCGGCGACGTCGAGACGCCCATGCAGCTCGATGCGCCCAACACGGACATGATCGGCGCCACCGAGCGTATGGCCCATATCCGCGACTGCCTGCCCGAGATCTGCACCCTTGATTGCGGCTCGATGAACTTCGGCGACGGCACCTATGTCATGACCAACACCACCTCGATGCTGCGCGCGATGGGCCGCCAGATGACCGAGCTTGGCGTGAAGCCCGAGATCGAGGCCTTCGACACCGGGCATCTGTGGTTTGCCAAGCAGCTGGTCGCCGAGGGCGTGCTGGACGATCCGGCACTGGTGCAGCTGTGCATGGGCATTCCTTGGGGCGCACCGAGCGACATGAACACTTTCATGGCGATGGTGAACAACGTGCCGTCGAACTGGACGTGGTCGGCCTTTGCGCTGGGGCGCGAAGAGATGCCCTTCGTCGCGGCAGCGGCGCTTGCGGGCGGCAACGTACGGGTTGGCCTCGAGGACAATCTCTACCTCGAGCGCGGCGTCATGGCGACCAACGCGCAACTGGTCGAAAAGGCCGTGACGATCCTCGACGGCATGGGCGCTGCGCCCCTGACACCCGCCGAGGTCCGCGCGCAGCTGGGCCTCGTCAAGCAAGACATGCCGGTGGCCACATGA
- a CDS encoding carnitinyl-CoA dehydratase, translated as MTDNVLTQRRGAVLEVTLNRPKANAIDMATSRRLGEIFTEFRDDPELRVAILTAQGEKFFCPGWDLKAAAEGEAADADYGVGGFGGLQELRGLNKPVIAAVNGIACGGGLELALGADIILAADHANFALPEINSGTVADAATIKLPKRIPYHIAMELLFTGRWFDAEEAHRWGLVNRILPAADLMAEARKMADDLAAGPPLVFAAIKEIAREAENMKFQDALNRINGSQFETVERLYRSEDQKEGARAFAEKRDPVWTGR; from the coding sequence ATGACCGACAACGTCTTGACGCAGCGCCGTGGCGCGGTGCTTGAAGTCACCCTGAACCGGCCCAAGGCCAACGCCATCGACATGGCGACCTCGCGCCGCCTTGGCGAAATCTTCACCGAGTTCCGCGACGACCCCGAGCTGCGCGTGGCGATCCTAACCGCGCAGGGCGAGAAGTTCTTCTGCCCCGGCTGGGATCTCAAGGCCGCTGCCGAGGGTGAGGCAGCGGATGCCGACTACGGCGTCGGCGGCTTCGGCGGGCTTCAGGAGCTGCGTGGGCTCAACAAGCCGGTGATCGCCGCCGTCAACGGCATCGCCTGTGGCGGCGGGCTGGAACTGGCGCTTGGCGCGGACATCATCCTTGCCGCCGATCATGCCAACTTCGCGCTGCCCGAGATCAACTCGGGCACCGTGGCGGATGCGGCGACCATAAAGCTGCCAAAGCGCATCCCCTACCACATCGCGATGGAGCTGCTCTTCACCGGGCGCTGGTTCGACGCGGAGGAGGCGCATCGCTGGGGTCTCGTGAACCGTATCCTGCCCGCCGCCGACCTGATGGCAGAGGCGCGCAAGATGGCCGATGATCTGGCCGCCGGGCCGCCGCTGGTCTTTGCCGCGATCAAGGAGATCGCCCGGGAGGCCGAGAACATGAAATTCCAGGACGCGCTGAACCGCATCAACGGCAGCCAGTTCGAAACCGTCGAGCGGCTTTACCGTTCGGAGGATCAGAAGGAAGGCGCGCGCGCCTTCGCAGAGAAACGCGACCCGGTCTGGACCGGCCGGTAA
- a CDS encoding ABC transporter permease produces the protein MNRLHPGLAAKLLASLVALFLLMPLIAVVPVSFTSRRYLSLPDGEWSWRHYISLFEDPDWGNSLLTSIQVGVLASLLAVLLAAAFCIGLWMLRPRFAGLMTGFVLLPMVAPPVVSSLTLYFFLNQLSQWNGLVAYDRLGGVVLAHMVMIVPYAVVVIMVSLSQLDRRMDLAAQSMGASVATRVFGVVLPNIRFGLIGAFFLCFLLSWDEIGVTLFVTSVETITLPRRMWMGLRDNVDPSIAALSVVLICVVTLVIVGRAALQFRKARQSG, from the coding sequence ATGAACCGGCTTCATCCCGGCCTTGCGGCCAAGCTTCTTGCCAGCCTCGTGGCGCTGTTCCTTCTGATGCCGCTGATCGCGGTGGTGCCGGTCAGCTTCACCTCGCGGCGCTACCTGTCGCTGCCAGATGGAGAGTGGTCCTGGCGCCATTACATCTCGCTCTTCGAGGACCCGGACTGGGGCAACAGCCTGCTGACCTCGATCCAGGTGGGGGTGCTGGCAAGCCTGCTGGCCGTGCTTCTGGCCGCCGCCTTCTGCATCGGCCTGTGGATGCTGCGTCCGCGCTTCGCGGGGCTGATGACCGGCTTCGTCCTGCTGCCCATGGTGGCGCCGCCCGTGGTGTCGTCGCTGACGCTGTACTTCTTCCTGAACCAGCTGTCGCAGTGGAACGGCCTTGTCGCCTATGACCGGCTGGGCGGCGTGGTGCTGGCGCACATGGTGATGATCGTGCCCTACGCGGTCGTCGTCATCATGGTCTCGCTCAGCCAGCTCGACCGCCGGATGGACCTTGCGGCGCAGTCCATGGGGGCCAGCGTGGCCACCCGCGTCTTCGGCGTGGTGCTGCCCAACATCCGCTTCGGCCTGATCGGCGCGTTCTTCCTGTGCTTCCTGCTCAGCTGGGACGAGATCGGCGTGACGCTCTTCGTCACTTCGGTCGAGACGATCACCTTGCCCCGCCGCATGTGGATGGGCCTGCGTGACAACGTCGATCCGTCGATCGCCGCCCTGTCCGTGGTGCTGATCTGCGTCGTCACACTGGTGATCGTGGGCCGCGCGGCGCTGCAGTTCCGCAAGGCACGGCAATCCGGCTGA
- a CDS encoding ABC transporter permease codes for MRALLCLTCPLLLFLGCSYLLPFLGIMQLSFTDPVPGLEQYRHVLSDPLTQGVIWRTLRLCVIVTAVSVSCAYVITLLWVRGSPLVRLLTELCIMIPFWISVLSRAFGWLSMLSNRGLLNTWLQDIGLIDSAIQMTRNEFAVVVGMSHYLIPFAVFPLATAMRNVDQRVLTAADGMGASRLRVFWQVFLPMTASGIMGATLLVFVFSIGFYVTPALLGGGQSVLIAELIYLWIFQIPQWGHAAAMSVAMMIAVGGILYLLMRRYGEMAK; via the coding sequence ATGCGCGCTCTCCTCTGCCTGACATGTCCCCTGCTGCTGTTCCTGGGGTGCAGCTACCTGCTGCCTTTCCTCGGCATCATGCAGCTGAGCTTCACCGATCCGGTGCCGGGGCTTGAGCAGTACCGTCACGTCCTGAGCGATCCGCTGACGCAGGGCGTCATCTGGCGCACCCTGCGCCTGTGCGTCATCGTCACCGCCGTGTCCGTCAGCTGTGCCTATGTCATCACGCTGCTCTGGGTGCGCGGCTCTCCGTTGGTGCGGCTGCTGACCGAGCTCTGCATCATGATCCCTTTCTGGATTTCCGTGCTTAGCCGCGCCTTCGGCTGGCTGTCCATGCTGTCCAACCGAGGGCTGCTGAACACCTGGCTTCAGGACATCGGCCTCATCGACAGCGCCATCCAGATGACCCGCAACGAGTTCGCCGTGGTCGTCGGCATGTCGCATTACCTCATTCCCTTCGCGGTCTTCCCGCTGGCCACGGCCATGCGCAACGTGGACCAGCGTGTCCTCACGGCCGCCGACGGTATGGGAGCCTCGCGCCTGCGGGTGTTCTGGCAGGTGTTCCTGCCGATGACCGCCAGCGGCATCATGGGCGCCACGCTGCTGGTCTTCGTGTTCTCCATCGGCTTCTACGTCACGCCCGCGCTTCTGGGCGGCGGCCAGTCCGTGCTCATCGCCGAGCTGATCTACCTCTGGATCTTCCAGATCCCGCAATGGGGCCATGCCGCCGCCATGAGTGTCGCGATGATGATCGCCGTCGGTGGCATCCTCTACCTTCTCATGCGTCGCTACGGGGAGATGGCGAAATGA
- a CDS encoding ABC transporter ATP-binding protein, translating to MTDTTQIEARSVGKKFGKFNALRDVSLQVANGEFLSLLGPSGSGKTTFLTLLGGYENATSGKLFLDGQDMTGWTAKQRGFGMVFQGYALFPHLTVAENIAFPLKVQKRSKSDIKDRVARMVEMVGLSGHEGKRPRALSGGQQQRVALARALAYEPEVLLLDEPFSALDKNLRGQMQEELRRLHRDLGTTFVFVTHDQEEALALSTRIAIFNHGELQQVGTPDTVYERPANRFTAEFLGDINILSVDDSSRGIAGTPLELPVNAASFEHVAIRPEHMRLADAGDAIQLPATVRDRVYLGSKSRLLLETRAGEELMLYFDNGGALQAPEPGADIRVTWETGDSFAL from the coding sequence GTGACGGACACAACGCAGATAGAAGCCCGTTCGGTCGGAAAGAAGTTCGGGAAATTCAATGCGCTGAGGGACGTCTCCCTGCAGGTGGCCAATGGCGAATTCCTGTCCCTTCTCGGGCCGTCGGGGTCGGGAAAGACCACCTTTCTGACCCTGCTTGGGGGCTACGAGAACGCCACTTCGGGCAAGCTTTTCCTCGACGGTCAGGACATGACCGGCTGGACCGCGAAACAGCGCGGCTTCGGCATGGTGTTCCAGGGCTACGCGCTGTTCCCGCACCTCACCGTGGCCGAGAACATCGCCTTTCCGCTGAAGGTGCAGAAGCGGTCGAAATCCGACATCAAGGACCGCGTCGCCCGCATGGTCGAGATGGTCGGCCTCAGCGGACACGAAGGCAAGCGGCCCCGCGCCCTGTCCGGCGGGCAGCAGCAGCGGGTCGCGCTGGCGCGGGCGCTGGCCTACGAGCCGGAGGTTCTGCTGCTCGACGAGCCGTTCTCGGCGCTCGACAAGAACCTGCGTGGCCAGATGCAGGAAGAGCTGCGCCGCCTGCACCGTGATCTTGGCACCACCTTCGTCTTCGTGACCCACGACCAGGAAGAGGCGCTGGCGCTGTCGACGCGCATCGCGATCTTCAACCATGGTGAACTTCAGCAGGTGGGCACGCCGGACACGGTCTACGAGCGCCCCGCGAACCGCTTTACCGCAGAGTTCCTCGGCGACATCAACATCCTTTCCGTCGATGACAGCTCGCGCGGGATTGCGGGAACGCCGCTCGAGCTGCCGGTGAATGCCGCCAGCTTCGAGCATGTGGCCATCCGGCCCGAGCACATGCGTCTTGCCGATGCAGGCGATGCCATCCAGCTGCCCGCCACGGTGCGCGACCGGGTCTACCTTGGCTCCAAGTCGCGGCTTCTGCTCGAGACGCGGGCCGGCGAAGAGCTGATGCTCTACTTCGACAATGGCGGGGCTTTGCAGGCGCCCGAGCCCGGCGCGGACATCCGCGTCACGTGGGAGACCGGCGACAGCTTCGCCCTCTGA
- a CDS encoding ABC transporter substrate-binding protein, whose amino-acid sequence MTRHFQQDLVEILKERASSGKLSRRQMMQGFAALMGTTAVGAGAARAQEGRLVFVNWGGDALDAMDEAFGKPFTEETGIRVLYDGSGPTEGSITAQVQGGRPSWDLVDADPFSSQSLGRQGMMEPIDYTIVDPDKQREGFGWEYSSSCYFYSYVIAYDATRFDEPPTSIADFFDTEKFPGKRSMYKWGAGMWEAALLADGVAPEDLYPLDLERAHAKIEGFKDHIGAFWGGGAESQSLLLNGDVSMALIWNTRASLLDKDTEGEITFTWQDGIIGPGGIGVLKGNPGGTEAAMQYIAATQEPERQVVLFQMLGNAPSNPAADALIPEDERHYNAMDPENLPKQVALDTDWYEENYGAALDQYLQIISA is encoded by the coding sequence ATGACCAGACATTTCCAGCAAGACCTCGTCGAGATCCTCAAGGAGCGTGCGTCCTCGGGCAAGCTTTCGCGCCGCCAGATGATGCAGGGCTTCGCGGCGCTGATGGGCACCACCGCCGTCGGTGCCGGCGCGGCCCGCGCGCAGGAGGGCCGGCTGGTCTTCGTGAACTGGGGCGGCGATGCGCTTGACGCGATGGACGAGGCTTTCGGCAAGCCCTTCACCGAGGAAACCGGCATTCGCGTGCTCTATGACGGTTCGGGTCCGACCGAGGGGTCGATCACCGCGCAGGTGCAGGGTGGCCGCCCAAGCTGGGACCTCGTGGATGCGGACCCGTTCTCGTCCCAGTCGCTGGGCCGCCAGGGCATGATGGAGCCCATCGACTACACGATCGTCGACCCGGACAAGCAGCGTGAGGGCTTTGGCTGGGAATACTCCTCGTCCTGCTATTTCTACAGCTACGTCATCGCCTACGACGCGACACGGTTCGACGAACCGCCCACCTCGATCGCCGATTTCTTCGACACCGAGAAATTCCCCGGCAAGCGGTCCATGTACAAGTGGGGTGCAGGCATGTGGGAAGCGGCGCTGCTTGCGGACGGTGTCGCGCCGGAGGATCTCTACCCGCTCGACCTCGAGCGCGCCCATGCCAAGATCGAAGGCTTCAAGGATCACATCGGTGCCTTCTGGGGCGGGGGCGCGGAAAGCCAGTCGCTGTTGCTGAACGGTGACGTGTCCATGGCGCTGATCTGGAACACCCGGGCGAGCCTTCTGGACAAGGACACCGAGGGCGAGATCACCTTTACCTGGCAGGATGGCATCATCGGACCGGGCGGGATCGGCGTTCTCAAGGGCAACCCCGGCGGCACCGAGGCCGCGATGCAGTACATCGCCGCCACGCAGGAGCCCGAGCGTCAGGTGGTGCTGTTCCAGATGCTGGGCAACGCGCCCTCGAACCCCGCCGCCGACGCCCTCATCCCCGAGGACGAACGCCACTACAACGCCATGGACCCCGAGAACCTGCCCAAGCAGGTGGCGCTCGATACCGACTGGTACGAAGAGAACTATGGCGCGGCGCTGGACCAGTATCTCCAGATCATCTCCGCCTGA
- a CDS encoding acetate--CoA ligase family protein, giving the protein MEPLSRFLSPGAIAVIGGGTWCEAVVRQCRATGFAGPIWPVHPKKAEIGGLPAYASLDALPGVPDAAFIGVNRELTVQVAGQLSAMGCAGAVCFAAGFSEAVAELADGDALQARLVEAAGDMRVLGPNCYGIVNTLDGVALWPDRHGMDPVDSGVAVIGQSSNVLINLTMQRRGLPLAAVVAAGNQAQTSMSDLGIALLEDPRITALGLHIEGISDLPAFEALAARAADLGKPIVALRVGASEQAQAAAVSHTASLTGSNAGAVALLKRLGIAQVDTPAELVETLKILHVTGGLRSTRIASASCSGGEASLMADMGEGAGVAYPPLNETQKTGLRAALGPKVALANPLDYNTYIWGDEDALSATFTALCDAGANLGMGCVVVDYPRDDRFDAPDYDQVMRAVAATRAATGTPMAMVSLMSEGLSEAVARRALAMGIVPLCGMGDALTAIRAAAQAGRSGGGNTRPAPVALPLNGQGAPRVFSEAEAKALLSAVGVRVPGAARASTAADAASSAAQIGFPVVLKGEGIAHKTEAGAVVLNLADAAAVVEAAGAMPASSFLVEEMITGSVAELILGVTRDPAHGFVLTLGLGGILTELIRDTASVLVPASRGEVREALDSLRTAPLLSGYRGRPSANIEAVLDTVMALQSLVQDHADALHEIEINPLICRADGAVAADALIRMEE; this is encoded by the coding sequence ATGGAACCGCTGAGCCGTTTCCTGTCGCCCGGGGCCATCGCCGTGATCGGCGGCGGCACCTGGTGCGAGGCGGTGGTGCGCCAGTGCCGCGCCACCGGTTTCGCAGGGCCGATCTGGCCCGTGCATCCCAAGAAGGCAGAGATCGGCGGGTTGCCGGCCTATGCCAGCCTCGACGCGTTGCCGGGTGTGCCCGACGCCGCGTTCATCGGGGTGAACCGCGAGCTCACGGTTCAGGTCGCGGGCCAGCTGTCGGCCATGGGCTGCGCCGGTGCTGTCTGCTTCGCCGCCGGTTTCTCCGAAGCGGTGGCCGAGCTTGCCGACGGCGACGCGTTGCAGGCGCGGCTGGTCGAGGCCGCCGGCGACATGCGCGTGCTGGGGCCAAATTGCTACGGCATCGTCAATACGCTTGACGGGGTCGCGCTCTGGCCGGACCGGCACGGGATGGACCCGGTGGACAGCGGCGTGGCGGTCATCGGCCAGTCTTCGAACGTGCTCATCAACCTGACCATGCAGCGGCGGGGCCTGCCGCTGGCCGCTGTGGTGGCGGCGGGCAACCAGGCACAGACCTCGATGTCCGATCTTGGCATCGCGCTGCTCGAGGATCCGCGCATCACCGCGCTTGGCCTGCATATCGAGGGGATCAGCGACCTGCCTGCCTTCGAGGCGCTGGCTGCACGGGCGGCCGATCTGGGCAAGCCGATCGTGGCCCTGCGCGTCGGCGCGTCGGAGCAGGCGCAGGCGGCGGCGGTGTCGCATACCGCCTCGCTCACCGGCAGCAACGCCGGTGCCGTGGCCTTGCTGAAGCGGCTCGGGATCGCGCAGGTGGACACCCCGGCCGAGCTGGTCGAAACGCTGAAAATCCTGCATGTCACCGGCGGGCTGCGCTCGACGCGGATCGCTTCGGCCTCCTGCTCAGGCGGCGAGGCGTCGCTGATGGCGGACATGGGCGAAGGGGCGGGGGTCGCCTATCCGCCGCTGAACGAGACGCAGAAGACCGGGTTGCGCGCCGCGCTCGGCCCCAAGGTCGCGCTGGCCAACCCGTTGGATTACAACACCTACATCTGGGGGGACGAAGACGCCCTGTCCGCGACCTTCACTGCACTTTGCGATGCCGGGGCGAACCTCGGCATGGGCTGCGTCGTGGTCGACTACCCGCGTGATGACCGGTTCGACGCGCCCGACTACGATCAGGTGATGCGCGCCGTGGCCGCAACCAGGGCCGCGACCGGCACGCCGATGGCGATGGTCTCGCTCATGTCCGAAGGCTTGTCCGAGGCTGTGGCGCGTCGCGCGCTCGCAATGGGGATCGTGCCCTTGTGCGGCATGGGGGACGCGCTGACCGCGATACGGGCCGCCGCGCAGGCGGGCCGGTCGGGTGGGGGCAACACGCGCCCGGCGCCGGTCGCGCTGCCGCTGAACGGGCAGGGCGCTCCGCGCGTGTTCTCCGAGGCCGAGGCCAAGGCGCTGCTGTCCGCCGTCGGCGTGCGCGTTCCCGGTGCCGCCCGGGCCTCCACCGCCGCCGACGCGGCAAGTTCGGCAGCGCAGATCGGCTTCCCGGTGGTGCTGAAGGGCGAGGGTATCGCCCACAAGACTGAGGCTGGCGCCGTGGTGCTGAACCTGGCCGATGCCGCCGCCGTCGTCGAGGCCGCGGGCGCCATGCCCGCCTCCAGCTTCCTCGTCGAGGAAATGATCACCGGCAGCGTTGCCGAACTGATCCTCGGCGTCACCCGCGACCCGGCGCATGGTTTCGTGCTGACCCTCGGGCTGGGGGGCATCCTCACGGAGCTGATCCGCGACACCGCCTCGGTCCTCGTGCCCGCGTCGCGCGGCGAGGTGCGTGAGGCACTCGACAGCTTGCGCACCGCGCCGCTGCTGAGCGGCTATCGCGGCCGCCCCTCCGCCAACATCGAGGCGGTGCTCGACACCGTCATGGCGCTTCAGTCCCTCGTGCAGGATCACGCAGATGCCTTGCATGAAATCGAAATCAATCCGCTGATCTGCCGCGCCGATGGCGCCGTGGCCGCGGATGCCCTCATCAGGATGGAAGAATGA
- a CDS encoding class II aldolase/adducin family protein, with protein MTAPATPAPFDPAVLRQDLSAAFRICHQMGWSESVGNHFSAAVSGDGAEFLLNACWQHFATIRPGDLLRIDARDGTVLEGQGAPDASAWCVHGTLHRRKPEARVILHAHSPYATALACLKDPTVVPIDNNTARFHGRTAYDLDFGGIADAEEEGERLAERLGDKSVLVMGNHGVTIVGETIAAAFEDLYFFEKAAQTLVLARSTGQPLSVLSDAVAQNTADGWRAYAGMADRHFDFLKSQLPPL; from the coding sequence ATGACTGCGCCCGCGACCCCCGCACCCTTTGATCCTGCCGTGCTGCGGCAGGATCTCTCGGCGGCGTTCCGGATCTGTCATCAGATGGGCTGGAGCGAATCCGTCGGCAACCACTTCAGCGCCGCCGTATCCGGCGATGGCGCCGAGTTTCTGCTGAACGCCTGCTGGCAGCACTTTGCCACCATCCGGCCCGGGGATCTGCTGCGCATCGACGCGCGGGACGGGACCGTGCTTGAGGGGCAGGGCGCGCCCGATGCCTCGGCCTGGTGCGTGCATGGCACGCTGCATCGCCGCAAGCCCGAGGCCAGGGTGATCCTGCACGCGCATTCGCCCTATGCGACGGCGCTGGCCTGCCTGAAGGACCCCACCGTCGTGCCCATCGACAACAACACGGCCCGGTTCCACGGGCGGACCGCCTATGACCTCGACTTCGGCGGGATCGCCGATGCCGAGGAAGAGGGCGAGCGGCTGGCCGAGCGGCTTGGTGACAAGTCGGTGTTGGTGATGGGCAATCACGGTGTCACCATCGTGGGCGAGACAATCGCCGCTGCATTCGAGGATCTCTACTTCTTCGAGAAGGCGGCGCAGACGCTGGTGCTTGCACGGTCTACCGGGCAGCCGCTGTCGGTGCTGTCCGATGCGGTGGCGCAGAACACCGCAGATGGCTGGCGCGCCTATGCCGGGATGGCCGACCGGCATTTCGACTTCCTGAAGTCGCAGTTGCCGCCCTTGTAA
- a CDS encoding LysR substrate-binding domain-containing protein: protein MKRYPSIQALRAIESVARNGALWRAASELNVTRSAISHQLRLLEKDLGFKILERSGNRTEITPRARAYAEDVRRALNMIATSTERVSQHGLSGRLTVSAPPGFASAWLCLNMGDFLADNPEVVLNVLSSHSLTDTSNPEADTFITFGQESRPHVVSEPLLSVEFTPLCSPAYLSRFKNFNDLSILSRATLLHMTDFSDWESWMNLSGLPPEDAHRGICYSDMNIVYTAVMAGEGIAIGDTVLWGKELQSGKLMRPFSGSLHADTGYFLCTPEANIENPIVVEFHKWLKTRLEVRQFRDR from the coding sequence ATGAAACGCTACCCGTCCATCCAGGCCCTGCGCGCCATCGAAAGCGTGGCCCGCAACGGCGCGCTGTGGCGGGCCGCGTCCGAGCTCAACGTCACCCGCAGCGCGATCAGCCACCAGCTGCGGCTGCTGGAGAAGGACCTCGGCTTCAAGATTCTCGAGCGCAGCGGCAACCGCACCGAGATCACCCCCCGTGCCCGCGCCTATGCCGAGGACGTGCGGCGGGCGCTCAACATGATCGCGACCTCGACGGAAAGGGTGTCGCAGCACGGGCTCTCCGGGCGCCTGACGGTCAGCGCGCCGCCGGGCTTTGCCTCGGCGTGGCTTTGCCTCAACATGGGAGATTTCCTTGCGGACAACCCGGAGGTGGTGCTGAACGTCCTGAGCAGTCACAGCCTGACCGACACCAGCAACCCCGAGGCGGATACCTTCATCACCTTCGGGCAGGAATCCCGGCCACATGTGGTGTCGGAGCCGCTTCTGTCGGTGGAATTCACCCCGCTGTGCAGCCCCGCCTACCTGAGCCGGTTCAAGAACTTCAACGACCTAAGCATCCTGAGCCGCGCCACCCTGCTGCACATGACCGATTTCAGCGACTGGGAAAGCTGGATGAACCTGTCGGGCCTGCCGCCCGAGGATGCCCATCGCGGGATCTGCTATTCCGACATGAACATCGTCTACACGGCCGTCATGGCCGGTGAAGGCATCGCCATCGGGGACACCGTTCTGTGGGGAAAAGAGCTTCAGTCGGGCAAGCTGATGCGCCCGTTTTCCGGTTCGCTGCACGCGGATACGGGTTATTTCCTTTGCACACCCGAAGCAAATATCGAAAATCCGATCGTGGTTGAATTCCATAAGTGGTTGAAAACGCGCCTGGAAGTGAGGCAATTTCGCGACCGTTAA